The Thomasclavelia ramosa DSM 1402 genome includes a region encoding these proteins:
- the plsX gene encoding phosphate acyltransferase PlsX: protein MKLGIDAMSGDLGSRIVVEACLSFLEKNKTDELYVVGKIEELEALKPYDQVTLIDAREVLEMTENILAIRRKKESSMVKTMMLARKGEVDAVLSCGNTGAYYASAMLFLKRIEGVEKSCLMAMMPTYSDNKVAMLDVGANSENTAEQLKSFAIMGNAYAKNVLKITNPKIALLNIGSEHHKGDEIHQETYKLLEDMQEINFVGNIEGKEILDGEVDVVVTDGFTGNVALKTIEGVAKVLVKSLKDGFMSSTRTKAGAVLAKPALKQLLTKFDTKAAGGALMMGFVKPVIKAHGSSDAIAFENAINLAFEMVSSDVVEKMKEGLN from the coding sequence ATGAAATTAGGAATTGATGCCATGAGTGGTGATTTAGGAAGCAGAATAGTTGTGGAAGCATGTCTATCATTTTTAGAGAAAAATAAAACAGATGAATTATATGTTGTGGGAAAGATTGAGGAATTAGAAGCATTAAAACCATATGATCAAGTGACTTTGATCGATGCGCGAGAAGTTCTGGAAATGACAGAAAATATTTTAGCCATTCGTCGTAAAAAGGAATCAAGTATGGTTAAAACAATGATGCTGGCTCGTAAGGGCGAAGTTGATGCAGTCTTATCTTGTGGAAATACTGGTGCCTATTATGCAAGTGCAATGTTATTTTTAAAACGTATTGAAGGTGTTGAAAAATCTTGTTTAATGGCAATGATGCCTACTTACAGTGATAATAAAGTAGCAATGCTTGACGTTGGGGCAAATTCAGAAAATACAGCTGAACAGTTGAAATCATTTGCAATCATGGGTAACGCTTATGCTAAAAATGTTTTAAAAATTACCAACCCTAAAATTGCTTTATTAAATATTGGAAGTGAACATCATAAAGGTGATGAGATTCATCAAGAAACATATAAATTGTTAGAAGATATGCAAGAAATTAATTTTGTTGGTAATATTGAAGGTAAAGAGATTTTGGATGGTGAAGTTGATGTTGTCGTAACGGATGGCTTTACAGGTAATGTAGCATTAAAGACAATTGAAGGTGTTGCAAAAGTGCTGGTTAAAAGTTTAAAAGATGGTTTTATGTCATCAACTAGAACCAAGGCAGGAGCGGTTCTTGCTAAGCCGGCTTTAAAACAGTTATTGACTAAATTTGATACTAAGGCAGCAGGTGGTGCTTTAATGATGGGTTTTGTTAAACCGGTTATTAAAGCCCATGGTTCAAGTGATGCAATTGCTTTTGAAAATGCAATTAACTTAGCTTTTGAAATGGTTTCTAGTGACGTTGTGGAAAAAATGAAAGAAGGATTGAATTAA
- the recG gene encoding ATP-dependent DNA helicase RecG gives MTKQIPLQQLKINTNRIELLNNMNIYSVRDLVLHFPYRYESIEETPLIDNEKVIIEGVLIDEPKIFYKGRLSRLSFQILYKQEVYKVTLFNRHFLKKNMTKEMPLTIIGKYNSKTKSITASDLRLKPLDEISGITPIYSLKEGITQKSFQGYVKKALNFYHGHIQDEVPTNLLIKHHLIHKELALNLIHFPSNNGDVKEALRYLKYEEFLRFQLTMQYIKLSRKDNLGIKKQFNRQTLDEFIAQLPFELTFDQEQAALEVINDLQKETMMYRFVQGDVGSGKTVVGAIGLYANYLAGYQGAMMAPTEILATQHYRSLIKLFKKIDINIALLTGHLSNKEKQRIYNDLENGTIDIVVGTHALFQEKVIYQKLGLVITDEQHRFGVNQRKALKEKGKQVDFMVMSATPIPRTLAISIYGDMDVSTIKTMPSGRKPVITEVFKTHSMKPILNRLKEYLASGGQCYVVCPLVEESEAIDSRDATGIYNGMKAYFKEQYQIGLLHGKMDDETKDQIMAAFKANEIQILVSTTVIEVGVDVSNANWIVIYNAERFGLSQIHQLRGRVGRSDQQGYCFLLSNSSSQEAWERLEFLRNCHDGFEVSYYDLKLRGPGDILGNQQSGLPVFSVGNIFEDANILEISRKDALELLESKSNDLIYLKLIKEIEEQLINNNKYID, from the coding sequence ATGACTAAACAAATACCGTTACAACAATTAAAAATAAATACAAATCGTATTGAATTATTAAATAATATGAATATCTATTCAGTTCGCGATCTTGTTTTACATTTCCCTTATCGTTATGAATCGATTGAAGAAACACCTTTAATAGATAACGAAAAAGTTATTATTGAAGGTGTTTTAATTGATGAGCCTAAAATATTTTATAAGGGGCGCTTATCTAGATTATCTTTTCAAATATTATATAAGCAGGAGGTTTATAAAGTAACTTTATTTAATCGTCATTTTTTGAAAAAAAATATGACTAAAGAAATGCCTTTGACCATTATTGGTAAATATAATAGTAAAACAAAAAGTATCACTGCTAGTGATTTACGATTAAAACCACTTGATGAAATCAGTGGGATTACACCAATATACTCATTAAAAGAAGGAATTACTCAAAAATCTTTTCAAGGTTATGTAAAAAAGGCATTAAATTTTTATCATGGTCATATTCAAGACGAGGTTCCTACTAATTTATTAATTAAACATCATTTAATCCATAAAGAATTAGCATTGAATTTAATTCATTTTCCTAGTAATAATGGTGATGTAAAAGAGGCGTTACGTTATCTAAAATATGAGGAATTTTTACGTTTTCAATTAACTATGCAATACATTAAATTATCTAGGAAAGATAATTTGGGAATAAAAAAGCAATTTAATCGCCAAACTCTAGATGAGTTTATTGCCCAATTGCCTTTTGAATTGACTTTTGATCAAGAACAAGCAGCGTTGGAAGTAATTAATGATTTACAAAAAGAAACAATGATGTATCGCTTTGTTCAAGGAGACGTTGGAAGTGGTAAAACAGTGGTTGGAGCAATTGGTTTATATGCAAATTATTTAGCTGGATATCAAGGAGCAATGATGGCGCCAACAGAAATATTAGCTACTCAGCATTATCGTTCATTAATCAAATTATTTAAAAAAATAGATATCAATATTGCTTTGTTAACAGGACATTTATCAAATAAAGAAAAACAAAGAATCTATAATGATTTAGAAAACGGGACTATTGATATTGTGGTTGGAACACATGCGTTATTTCAAGAAAAAGTAATTTATCAAAAACTTGGTTTAGTTATTACAGATGAACAACATCGTTTTGGAGTAAATCAACGTAAAGCACTAAAAGAAAAAGGTAAACAAGTAGATTTTATGGTTATGTCAGCAACTCCGATTCCTCGAACACTGGCCATAAGTATATATGGGGATATGGATGTATCAACTATTAAAACGATGCCAAGTGGAAGAAAACCAGTAATTACAGAAGTTTTTAAGACACATAGTATGAAACCTATTTTAAACCGTTTGAAAGAGTATTTAGCAAGTGGAGGACAATGTTATGTTGTCTGCCCTCTGGTTGAAGAAAGTGAAGCTATCGATAGCAGGGATGCTACGGGAATATATAATGGGATGAAGGCCTATTTTAAAGAACAGTATCAAATTGGTCTGCTTCATGGTAAAATGGACGATGAAACAAAGGATCAGATCATGGCAGCATTTAAAGCTAATGAGATTCAAATCTTAGTTTCAACAACTGTAATTGAGGTTGGGGTAGATGTAAGTAATGCAAATTGGATTGTTATTTACAATGCTGAGCGATTTGGATTGAGTCAGATTCATCAGCTGCGTGGTCGTGTTGGTCGTAGTGATCAGCAGGGATATTGTTTTTTATTAAGTAATTCTTCAAGTCAAGAGGCATGGGAACGTTTAGAATTTTTAAGAAATTGTCATGATGGTTTTGAAGTTTCTTACTATGATTTAAAATTGCGCGGACCGGGGGATATACTTGGAAATCAACAAAGTGGATTACCGGTGTTTAGTGTTGGAAATATTTTCGAAGATGCCAATATTTTAGAAATTTCTAGAAAGGATGCATTAGAACTGCTTGAAAGCAAATCTAATGATTTAATATATTTAAAATTAATAAAAGAAATCGAAGAACAATTAATCAACAATAATAAATATATTGATTAA
- a CDS encoding AEC family transporter produces the protein MFDVLIKALGFVIVIVIGFLLKQFRILKKEDGYTLATIIMNVTLPCALFSNANGITINGAMIVLILMGIILNVLMVAIGYFVSNGKSAPTRAAYMINCSGYNIGNFVLPFVQAFFPGMGVAYLCMFDVGNALMGLGGTFAIASSVVSSEQKLSVSNVIKKLFSSIPFDVYIVIFFLALFKIKIPAPILSITDFIGAGNGFLAMLMIGLLLEIKISHDDFKDLISILSYRLLGNMLLMALCFFLLPLPLLAKKILIIALAAPISTVSAVFTRQCKYEGEVAAVANSLSILIGIGVLVVLLMLFV, from the coding sequence ATGTTTGATGTGTTAATAAAGGCTTTAGGTTTTGTAATTGTAATAGTTATCGGTTTTTTATTAAAACAATTTAGAATATTAAAAAAGGAAGACGGTTATACTTTGGCAACAATTATTATGAATGTTACATTGCCATGTGCACTTTTTTCTAATGCTAATGGAATTACGATCAATGGTGCTATGATTGTTTTAATTTTAATGGGGATTATTTTAAACGTTTTAATGGTTGCAATTGGGTATTTTGTTAGTAACGGGAAATCGGCACCAACAAGAGCAGCGTATATGATCAATTGTTCGGGCTACAATATTGGTAATTTTGTTTTACCGTTTGTTCAAGCTTTTTTCCCAGGAATGGGTGTAGCTTATTTATGTATGTTTGATGTTGGAAATGCGTTAATGGGATTAGGGGGAACCTTTGCGATTGCTTCAAGTGTTGTTAGTAGTGAACAGAAGTTATCCGTAAGCAATGTAATAAAAAAATTATTTTCATCAATTCCTTTTGATGTATATATTGTTATTTTCTTTTTAGCATTATTTAAAATAAAAATACCAGCTCCAATTTTATCAATCACTGATTTTATTGGCGCTGGAAATGGTTTTTTAGCAATGCTGATGATTGGACTGTTATTAGAAATTAAAATTTCGCATGATGACTTCAAGGATTTAATCTCTATTTTATCATACCGTCTTTTAGGAAATATGTTATTAATGGCTTTGTGCTTCTTCTTATTACCATTGCCGCTGCTTGCTAAAAAGATTTTAATTATTGCTTTAGCTGCACCGATCAGTACAGTATCTGCAGTCTTTACAAGACAGTGTAAATATGAAGGAGAAGTAGCTGCTGTAGCCAATTCTTTATCAATTTTAATTGGGATTGGAGTCTTAGTTGTTTTATTAATGCTTTTTGTATAA
- a CDS encoding PTS sugar transporter subunit IIB — MYKILLCCASGLTTSMLVNAMKKDAKEKNIDVMIWAVAESAIDLSWADADCILVAPQNAGDLEKVKGIVNSSIPVASIDGVNFSKMDGQAVLEQAIEMINK, encoded by the coding sequence ATGTATAAAATTTTGCTATGCTGTGCATCTGGTTTAACTACTAGTATGCTTGTAAATGCAATGAAAAAAGATGCAAAAGAAAAGAACATAGATGTGATGATTTGGGCAGTTGCTGAAAGCGCAATCGACTTATCTTGGGCTGATGCTGATTGTATTTTAGTTGCTCCTCAAAATGCTGGAGATCTTGAAAAGGTTAAAGGTATCGTTAATAGTTCTATTCCGGTTGCTTCAATTGATGGTGTTAACTTTTCTAAAATGGATGGGCAAGCTGTTTTAGAACAAGCAATTGAAATGATCAATAAATAA
- a CDS encoding PRD domain-containing protein: MYRIEKVLNNNSILASKDNQEVIFLGKGIGFGKKINDIYIPSDGVKKYKMETKEQEKRLPHEIIRNVDPVFIEIASDIIRFAQEQFDHVDTKILLPLADHIDFAIKRIQENVNMSNPFTKDIELLFPEEYKVALKGKQLINSITGFEITEDEVGYITLHVHSAISTDHVGESMQAMEIIHESIDKLRKELNIGIDRNSISYIRLMNHIKYLLLRLNTEEKLQMDISDFTQERFPFAYERSKEICIRLSKVMKKEIPQSEIGYLALHLERILSIELK, encoded by the coding sequence ATGTATCGAATAGAAAAAGTGTTAAATAATAATAGTATTTTAGCAAGTAAAGATAATCAGGAAGTTATTTTTTTAGGTAAGGGTATTGGTTTTGGTAAAAAGATAAACGATATTTATATTCCAAGTGATGGAGTTAAAAAGTATAAGATGGAAACAAAAGAACAGGAAAAAAGGTTGCCACACGAGATTATCAGGAATGTTGATCCCGTTTTTATTGAAATCGCATCCGATATAATTAGATTTGCTCAAGAACAATTTGATCACGTAGATACAAAGATTTTATTGCCGTTAGCCGATCATATTGATTTTGCAATTAAAAGAATCCAAGAAAATGTTAATATGTCTAATCCGTTTACCAAAGATATTGAATTACTATTTCCAGAAGAATATAAGGTGGCATTAAAAGGTAAACAATTAATCAATTCAATTACTGGTTTCGAAATAACTGAAGATGAAGTTGGTTATATAACATTACATGTTCATTCAGCCATTAGTACTGATCATGTTGGCGAATCGATGCAGGCAATGGAAATAATTCATGAGAGTATTGATAAATTACGAAAAGAATTGAATATTGGAATTGATCGTAATTCAATCTCTTATATTCGACTGATGAATCACATTAAATATTTATTATTACGTCTTAATACTGAAGAAAAATTACAAATGGATATTAGTGATTTTACCCAAGAAAGATTTCCTTTTGCATATGAACGTTCTAAAGAAATTTGTATTCGTTTATCAAAGGTAATGAAAAAAGAGATTCCACAATCAGAAATTGGTTATTTAGCTTTACATTTAGAAAGAATTTTATCAATTGAACTAAAATAG
- a CDS encoding PTS transporter subunit EIIC, translated as MVNETGYLGTFIFGVIKRLLVPFGLHHVFCLPFWQTAVGGSMLIDGLLVQGGQNIFFAQLADPNILYFSVAATRYFSGGFIFMIFGLPDVALAIYQCADSQ; from the coding sequence TTGGTAAATGAAACTGGATATTTAGGGACTTTTATTTTTGGTGTAATAAAGCGTTTATTAGTTCCCTTTGGACTGCATCATGTATTTTGTCTACCATTTTGGCAAACTGCAGTAGGCGGGAGTATGCTTATTGATGGTTTATTAGTTCAAGGTGGACAGAATATTTTCTTTGCCCAACTAGCTGATCCTAACATACTCTATTTTAGTGTAGCAGCTACGCGCTATTTTTCAGGAGGGTTTATATTTATGATATTTGGACTACCTGATGTGGCTCTAGCGATATATCAATGTGCCGATTCACAATAA
- a CDS encoding PTS transporter subunit EIIC — translation MTIINALLVIMKKAGLGIIDNLSFIFAAGMALGMAKRERAVTVLSSVIAFFVMYALINVLLVINGQILADNSIVIMF, via the coding sequence GTGACGATAATAAATGCTCTACTTGTTATAATGAAAAAAGCGGGTTTAGGAATCATTGATAATCTATCTTTTATTTTTGCAGCTGGAATGGCTTTGGGAATGGCAAAAAGAGAAAGAGCAGTTACGGTTTTATCGTCGGTGATTGCTTTCTTTGTAATGTATGCATTAATTAATGTGTTATTGGTAATTAACGGTCAAATCTTAGCTGATAATTCGATAGTAATAATGTTTTAA
- the ygjK gene encoding alpha-glucosidase, producing the protein MRMKKRGIMKKGLILGLSCMMLGSTITITRAAENTKPLTDFGNVLDVTADPKEKIYGTYSTNEYNNFSDMGAWHGYYLHQKTATDLYGGFAGPVIIAEEYPINLSDSINKINLEKVTAQGNEKIDLTKATTNEVYYPGRLEQTYDLAELTLKLKLIFGTNRSALIETKIINKTNNDLKLNLSWDGHLFTWYTSENKSMGTTLSESADGVKVNFIEKRGTWEYMTTTENSFDVVLSEDDIKTTVSDDRLSYTITKNESITIGADSEYNTYQTQSFTFTNEERVSEKTKVTNLLKNPQKYFEKNNSRWQGYVDTIFENGVDANVNYQRAAVKSIETLMTNWFSAAGAIKHDGIVPSMSYKWFIGMWAWDSWKQVVATTYFNEELAKDNVRALFDYQIKSDDAVRPQDAGAIIDCIFYNQNEDRGGDGGNWNERNSKPALAAWAVENVYRQTGDKEFLKEMYPKLAAYHNWWYTNRDIDKNGIAEYGGMVHETCYDWRNYEYTVGQYVEGFGTVNEDGYILDDNGERIVCPEAGIEAAAWESGMDNATRFDREGNGADDKGIEIYTVRNNQHAPIGYVINQESVDLNAYLYAEKGFLKSMAEELGYQNDVVKYTQEAQYIQEYINDRMYDEETGFYYDVQTNEDGSEKKLLVNRGKGTEGWIPLWAKAATKDKAARVVESMTDANKFDTFVPFPTASKDNNKYAPEKYWRGPVWLDQALYAVEALQNYGYYDEAKVATTKLFDHAKGLLGTGPIHENYNPETGEGLHTKNFSWSASAFYLLYQNTLTSTNTTSQTGFDIPNVNIEVNINKELLLEAIKKAELIKESEYTKDSYQGLVIALENGRAVYDDKNATQDMVDIAAAKLNEALNALVKIKITDNEGTSPKTGDSIETIGYAVLLGLTGGALALAGKRKKHN; encoded by the coding sequence ATGAGAATGAAAAAAAGAGGTATCATGAAAAAAGGACTGATTTTAGGATTGTCATGCATGATGTTGGGCTCTACAATAACGATTACAAGAGCAGCTGAGAATACAAAACCCCTTACTGATTTTGGAAATGTTTTAGATGTAACTGCCGATCCAAAAGAAAAAATCTACGGGACATATAGTACAAATGAATATAATAACTTTTCAGATATGGGAGCTTGGCATGGTTACTATCTACATCAAAAAACAGCAACAGATCTATATGGGGGATTTGCTGGACCAGTAATCATTGCAGAAGAATATCCAATTAATTTATCTGATTCAATTAATAAAATTAATTTAGAAAAAGTAACAGCACAAGGAAATGAAAAAATTGATTTAACTAAAGCGACTACTAATGAGGTATATTATCCAGGTCGTCTTGAACAAACTTATGATTTGGCTGAGTTAACATTAAAATTAAAATTAATTTTTGGTACTAACCGAAGTGCTTTGATCGAAACAAAAATAATTAATAAAACTAATAATGATTTAAAATTAAATTTATCTTGGGATGGACATTTATTTACTTGGTATACTAGTGAAAATAAAAGTATGGGAACTACTTTGAGTGAAAGTGCAGATGGGGTGAAAGTTAACTTCATTGAAAAAAGAGGCACTTGGGAATATATGACAACAACTGAAAACTCATTTGATGTAGTATTAAGTGAAGATGATATTAAAACAACGGTAAGTGATGATCGGTTATCATATACAATTACCAAAAATGAATCAATAACGATTGGAGCTGATAGCGAATATAATACTTATCAAACACAAAGTTTTACTTTCACAAATGAAGAAAGAGTTTCAGAAAAAACTAAAGTAACTAATTTATTAAAAAATCCTCAAAAATATTTCGAGAAAAATAATTCTCGTTGGCAAGGATATGTAGATACTATTTTTGAAAATGGAGTAGATGCTAATGTTAATTATCAACGGGCTGCAGTAAAATCAATAGAAACATTGATGACTAACTGGTTTTCTGCTGCTGGAGCAATCAAACATGATGGAATCGTTCCATCAATGTCATATAAATGGTTCATCGGTATGTGGGCATGGGATTCTTGGAAACAAGTAGTAGCTACAACATATTTTAATGAAGAATTAGCTAAAGATAATGTTCGTGCTTTATTTGATTATCAAATTAAAAGTGATGATGCAGTACGCCCTCAAGATGCAGGAGCTATCATTGACTGTATTTTCTATAATCAAAATGAAGATCGCGGTGGTGATGGCGGTAACTGGAATGAACGAAATTCTAAACCAGCTTTAGCAGCATGGGCAGTTGAAAATGTTTATCGTCAAACTGGTGATAAAGAGTTTTTAAAAGAAATGTATCCCAAATTAGCTGCTTATCATAACTGGTGGTATACAAATCGTGATATTGATAAAAATGGTATTGCTGAATATGGTGGAATGGTGCATGAAACATGTTATGATTGGCGTAATTATGAATATACAGTTGGTCAGTATGTTGAAGGGTTTGGTACAGTTAATGAAGACGGTTATATTTTAGATGATAATGGGGAACGTATTGTATGCCCAGAAGCTGGAATTGAAGCGGCTGCTTGGGAAAGTGGAATGGATAATGCAACACGTTTTGACCGTGAAGGAAACGGGGCAGATGATAAAGGCATTGAAATTTATACAGTAAGAAATAATCAACATGCGCCAATTGGATATGTTATTAATCAAGAATCAGTGGATTTAAATGCTTATTTATATGCTGAAAAAGGTTTCTTGAAATCAATGGCAGAAGAATTGGGGTATCAAAATGATGTAGTAAAATATACACAAGAGGCACAATATATTCAAGAATATATTAATGATAGAATGTACGATGAAGAAACTGGATTCTATTATGATGTTCAAACAAATGAAGATGGTTCAGAAAAGAAATTATTAGTGAATCGGGGTAAAGGAACTGAAGGATGGATCCCACTATGGGCTAAAGCAGCGACTAAAGATAAAGCTGCACGAGTTGTAGAAAGTATGACAGATGCTAATAAGTTTGATACATTTGTACCTTTCCCAACAGCTTCAAAAGATAATAATAAATATGCACCAGAAAAATATTGGCGTGGACCAGTATGGCTAGATCAAGCTCTATATGCGGTAGAAGCTTTACAAAATTACGGCTATTATGATGAAGCGAAAGTGGCAACAACGAAATTATTTGATCATGCTAAAGGCTTGTTAGGAACAGGACCAATCCATGAAAATTATAACCCTGAAACGGGAGAAGGGCTACATACTAAGAATTTTAGCTGGAGTGCTTCCGCTTTCTATCTGCTATATCAAAATACATTAACTTCTACTAATACAACATCACAAACAGGATTCGATATTCCTAATGTAAATATTGAAGTAAATATAAATAAAGAGTTATTATTAGAAGCTATAAAAAAAGCAGAATTAATCAAAGAATCTGAGTATACTAAAGATTCTTATCAGGGTTTAGTAATTGCTTTAGAAAACGGTAGAGCTGTATATGATGATAAAAATGCAACGCAAGATATGGTTGACATAGCAGCTGCTAAATTAAATGAGGCATTGAATGCACTTGTTAAAATTAAAATAACGGATAATGAAGGCACTAGTCCTAAAACTGGAGATAGCATTGAAACTATAGGCTATGCTGTTTTATTAGGTCTTACAGGAGGTGCATTAGCATTAGCAGGTAAAAGAAAAAAACACAATTAA
- the ald gene encoding alanine dehydrogenase, giving the protein MIIGIPKEIKNNENRVSMTPAGVFALCKAGHQVYVETMAGTGSGFNDDEYKEAGAIICSCDEVFAKADLIVKVKEYLESEYKYLREDQMIFTYLHIANDQPFAQALIDSKTTAIAYETVELNHNLPLLTPMSEVAGRMAVQIGANMLQKANGGSGLLLGGVPGVMPAKVVVIGGGKVGLNAAKIACGLGASVRVFDINAERMAYIDDISNGVIHTIYNNEYNLRQALKTADLVIGAVLIPGAKAPKLVTEDMVKTMKEGSAIVDVAIDQGGCIETCDHITTHDDPVFIKHGVLHYSVANMPGAVPRTSTIALSNATLPYILKLADKGIEALKEDAGFMKGLNTYKGYFTCKPVAQALNGKYKEVEELL; this is encoded by the coding sequence ATGATTATTGGAATTCCTAAAGAAATAAAAAATAACGAGAATAGAGTATCAATGACGCCGGCTGGAGTATTTGCCTTATGCAAGGCCGGACATCAAGTATATGTTGAAACAATGGCAGGAACTGGCAGTGGTTTTAATGACGATGAATATAAAGAAGCCGGAGCAATAATCTGTAGTTGTGATGAAGTTTTTGCTAAAGCAGATTTGATCGTTAAGGTAAAAGAATATCTAGAAAGTGAATACAAATATTTACGCGAAGATCAAATGATATTTACTTATTTACATATTGCAAATGATCAACCGTTTGCACAAGCATTGATTGATTCAAAAACAACTGCAATTGCTTATGAAACCGTTGAATTAAATCATAATTTGCCACTTTTAACCCCAATGAGTGAAGTGGCTGGACGTATGGCAGTCCAAATAGGGGCTAACATGCTACAAAAAGCAAATGGCGGCAGTGGCCTTTTATTAGGTGGCGTACCTGGAGTAATGCCGGCTAAAGTTGTGGTTATCGGTGGTGGAAAAGTCGGTTTAAATGCTGCTAAAATCGCTTGTGGGTTAGGTGCTAGCGTAAGAGTTTTTGATATTAATGCAGAACGTATGGCATATATCGATGATATTAGTAATGGGGTTATTCATACGATTTATAATAATGAATATAATTTGCGACAAGCTCTAAAAACAGCTGATCTAGTAATTGGAGCGGTATTAATTCCCGGAGCTAAAGCCCCTAAATTAGTAACCGAAGATATGGTTAAAACAATGAAAGAAGGTAGTGCGATTGTCGATGTTGCAATTGACCAAGGTGGGTGTATTGAAACTTGTGATCATATCACTACTCATGATGATCCTGTTTTTATAAAACATGGAGTATTACATTATTCAGTGGCTAATATGCCTGGAGCAGTACCAAGAACTTCAACTATTGCTCTATCAAATGCAACTTTACCATATATTTTAAAACTTGCCGACAAAGGTATAGAGGCGCTTAAAGAAGACGCTGGATTTATGAAAGGATTAAATACTTATAAAGGATATTTTACTTGTAAGCCGGTAGCTCAAGCACTTAATGGTAAATATAAAGAAGTAGAAGAATTACTTTAA
- a CDS encoding LysR family transcriptional regulator gives MEIRVLKYFLTVAREGNITRAAELLHITQPTLSRQLMQLEDELGAVLFIRGKRKMVLTEEGMVLKRRAEEIIILSEKAELEVGSQSHDISGEIAIGCGVTEATQTMGKLIKKFSEIYPHVSFRIRNGNSDFILENIDNGLLDIGVVLEPVELEKLNFIHFNAEEKWGILMKKNASLAKKEYITSKDLIDLPLIASARSEAQTIFSNWYGTGYENLSFCATSDLTTTAAILVKNDVGYAVVVEGSICDAASDELCFRPLYPSLNSHSLFVWKKYQSFSLTVTKFIDFISKEIKKL, from the coding sequence ATGGAAATAAGAGTATTGAAATATTTTTTGACAGTAGCAAGAGAAGGAAATATCACTCGTGCAGCAGAATTATTGCATATTACTCAGCCTACTTTAAGCAGGCAATTAATGCAGTTAGAAGATGAACTAGGTGCCGTCCTTTTTATTCGTGGAAAACGCAAGATGGTCTTGACTGAAGAGGGAATGGTTTTGAAAAGACGAGCCGAGGAAATTATTATTTTATCTGAAAAAGCGGAATTAGAAGTTGGCAGTCAAAGTCATGATATCAGTGGAGAAATAGCAATAGGCTGTGGAGTTACAGAAGCTACTCAGACAATGGGAAAATTAATAAAAAAATTTTCAGAAATATATCCCCATGTATCTTTTCGAATAAGAAACGGAAATAGTGATTTTATTTTAGAAAATATTGATAATGGCTTGCTTGATATTGGAGTTGTTTTAGAGCCGGTTGAGCTTGAAAAATTAAATTTTATTCATTTTAACGCTGAAGAAAAATGGGGAATATTAATGAAAAAGAATGCTTCACTGGCAAAAAAAGAATATATAACATCTAAAGATCTAATAGATTTACCTTTAATTGCTTCAGCGCGTAGTGAAGCGCAGACTATATTTTCCAACTGGTACGGAACAGGATATGAAAATCTATCATTTTGTGCAACTTCTGATTTAACGACTACGGCGGCAATATTAGTGAAAAATGATGTAGGTTATGCCGTAGTGGTTGAAGGGTCAATTTGTGATGCGGCAAGTGACGAACTATGCTTTAGACCTCTCTATCCAAGTTTAAATTCACATTCATTATTTGTCTGGAAAAAATATCAGTCATTTAGTTTAACTGTTACAAAATTTATTGATTTTATTTCTAAGGAAATAAAGAAGTTATAG